In the genome of Pseudomonas sp. Teo4, the window CTGTGGGGTGGACGGGGCTTTGAACAGCTGCACGCCGCCGTCGCGGTCGGCCAGGATGAAGTCGGTGAAGGTGCCGCCGGCGTCGATGCCCAGGCGATATTGGTTGCGCATGTCGAATCTCCGGTCAGAGCAGGCCGCGGGCAGTGCGGGTGGCGGTTTCGTCGAGATGGCCATCGGCCGTCAGGATCACGCGGTACTCAAGGGCAGCGCCCTCGGGGGAAACCAGGCCGTTGCGCACGTCTTGCAGCACGGCGGCGACCGGGCGGCGCAGCGGGTCGCCGTAGCCTCCGCCACCGGGGTTGATGTTGATGATGCGTTCACCAGGCGCGACGGTGAGCATGGGGTTCTGGGTGTAATGGTCTTCCTGGCCGTCGGCGTGTCGATGGATCAGCCGGCCGAGCTTGGGTTCGAGCAGTGCGTTGCGTGCCCCGGCGGCGCCAGCGGTGGGCAATTGGCGGCCTTCGCCGAAGCCGACCACGGTCATCGCGTGAGCCAGCGGTTCGATTTCCAGGCGGGTGCCGGAACCGCCGCGGAATTCACCGGCACCGCCGCTGTCGGCCATCAGGCTGTAGCGGTGGATGAGCACCGGGTAGGCGTGTTCCAGCAGTTCGATGTCGCCGCTCATCAGGGCGCCGAAGCAGCACAGCGGGCCGCAGGCGTGCCAGCCGTCCATCACCTTGTTGGCGCCGGCGCCGGAAATGATCGAGGCCAGCACCATGGTGACGTACTCGCTGTTGCCGTTGCGTGGGTCGACACCGGCGATGTTGATGCCGCTGGTGTGCCCCCAGGAAGCCGTCACGCGCGCTGGCGACGCTTGTTCCAGCGCGGTGCGCACGGCGTCGGCCAGGGTTTCCATCGGGGTGGTGGTGCAGTTGACGTGGGGGGCCGGCTCCTGGGCGTTGCACAGGGTGCCCTTGGCGCCGACGTCGACCGTCACGCAGCGGTACAGGCCTTCGTTGTAGGGCGGGGCGACCTGGGCGAACATCATCAGCCCCAGGTACACGCCGGAGACCGAGTTGCCCTCGTAGGAGTTGATGAAGTAGGGCACCTGGGGCGGGCTTTCGATGCGCACGTGCGCCTGGTCGCCGCGAATCTCCACATGGGCGGTGATGGCCAGTTCGCCCAGGCCGTGGCCTGAGTCTTCCAGCACTGCGGTGCCGCTGTAGTGGCCGTCCGGAACGTCGCGCAGCAGGGCGCGCATATGGCGGTCGGCCATGTTCTTCAGTTCGGCGATGCATGCGCGCACCTGCTCGACGCCGTACTTGTCCAGCAATTCCAGCAGGTGGCGTTCGCCGACCTTGCAGGCACCGTACTGCGCGTTGAGGTCGCCTTCCTGGTAGGGGCGGGCGCGCATGTTGGTGAGCATGAAGTTGATCACGTCTTCACGGCGCTTGCCCTTTTCCCACAATTTGACCGGTGGAATGCGCAGGCCTTCGGCGTAGATTTCCTTGGCATCGGGGTTGTAGCCGGCGGGTACCGGGCCGCCGATATCGGTCAGGTGGCCTTTGCAAACGGTCCAGAACACCAGTTCGCCCTGGTAGAACACCGGTTTGTACATGCAGCAGTCGAGGATGTGGCTGCCTTTGTAGGCCGGGTCGTTGTGGTAAAGCACGTCGCCTTCGGCGATGTCGTCGCCGAAGAATTCGGCCACGCACTTCATCGCGGGTATCAGCGAGCCCAGGTGAATCGGAATGTCCTGGCCTTGCAGGATCATTTCCGGGAGGTGGTCGAACAGCGAGTTGGAGTAGTCGTGGGCCAGGTTGAACACGCTGGAACGGCCGGTTTTTTCCAAGGTCAGGGTCATTTCGCGCTGGGCGGTTTCCAGCGCACCCCGGACAACCGCAAGGGTGATCGGGTCAACTGTCTTCATAGGTCACCAAGGTTTTCTTCTTGTGCTTTGGGTGGGGCCGCAGGGGTGGGCCCTGGGTGACAGGCTACGGCGGGAGGGGTGCGGCTGGCTTGTCGCTGGGTGTACCGGTTGTTGCGTTTTGGCGCACTGGCCCAGGTTGTGTGCACAAGCACCTGTCTTGTGTTGCCTGTACCGGCCTGATCGCCGGCAAGCCGGCTCCCACAGGGACTGGGCAGATCCTGAGATAACTTGTAGGAGCCGGCTTGCCGGCGATCAGGCCCGTGCAGACAACCGAGCAATACGCATCAGCCTGTGAGAGGATGTCCACCCCGGCCATCCGGCCAGCCAGGACCCAAGAACACAGCCTGATGAAGACGCCAAAACGAATCGAACCACTGATTGAAGACGGCTTGGTCGACGAAGTACTGCGGCCGTTGATGAGCGGCAAGGAAGCAGCCGTCTATGTGGTGCGCTGCGCAGGTCAGATCCGCTGCGCCAAGGTCTACAAAGAGGCCAACAAGCGCAGCTTCCGCCAGGCCGCCGAGTATCAGGAGGGCCGCAAGGTCCGTAACAGCCGCCAGGCCCGGGCCATGGCCAAAGGCTCGAAATATGGCCGCAAGGAAGCCGAGGACGCCTGGCAGAATGCCGAGGTGACGGCCTTGTTCCGTTTGGCCAACGCCGGTGTACGGGTGCCCAAACCCTACGACTTCCAGGATGGCGTGTTGTTGATGGAGCTGGTGACCGACGCCGACGGCGATGCCGCGCCTCGCTTGAACGACGTGCACCTGGAACCCGAAGAAGCCCGCGAGCACCATGCCTTCGTCATCCGCCAGATCGTCCTGATGCTGTGCGCAGGCCTGGTTCATGGCGACCTGTCGGAGTTCAACGTGCTGCTCGGCCCGCAAGGCCCGGTGATCATCGACCTGCCCCAGGCGGTGGATGCCGCCGCCAACAACCATGCCTTCAGTATGCTGCAGCGTGATGTGGCGAACATGGCCAGCTATTTCGGGCATTTCGCGCCTGAGCTCAAAAGCACCCGCTACGCCGAGGAAATGTGGGCGCTCTATGAGGCCGGTGAATTGCGCCCGGACAGCCCGTTGACCGGGCAGTTCGAGGACGATGAGCACGACGCCGACGTACAGGGCGTGCTGCGCGAGATCGATGCTGCACTGTTCGACGATGCCCGTCGCCGCGCGGCGCGGGCCGAAGCCGAGCACGGGCCGCTCAAGGCGGCGGAGCCGACGCCGCCGTGGATGCAGTAACGGCGCCGGCTTGGTGTCGCGGGACTACGGTTCAGAAGCTGTAGTCCAGCGTCGCGAAGTACGACCTGGGCGTGCCCATCAGCCATTGCTCGCCACTGTAGGCCGAGGCCACGTATTCACGGTCGAACAGGTTGTTCAACTGCAAGCCCAGGCGCACGTCCGGCAGCACCTGCCAGCTGAGGTTGGCGTCGACCACGGTATAGCCGGGCACGCGCTGGCTGTTGGCGCTGTCGGCGTAGCGCTGGTCGACGTAACGCAGGCCCAGCCCGGCGTCCACAGCCTGGCCGAAGCCCTTGCTCAGCCACAGGTTGGCGGTGCGTCGCGGCACGTTGGTCGGGCGATTGCCTGAGCGGTCCTGGGCCACGCCGCCCACCACTTCATCGAAGTCGTCGTATTTGGCGCGCACCACGGCGGCGTTGGCCGAGACCTGCCACTGGTGGGGCAGGGCCAGTTCTAGGCTGGCCTCCAGCCCGTCGGAGGTCTGTTGGCCGGCCTGTTGTTTCTCGTGGCTGACAGGGTCGTCCACCAGCAACTTCTTCTTGACGATGTGGTAGGCCGCCAGGGTCCACTCGCCACGGCCTTCCCAGAAGCGTTGCTTGAGGCCCAGTTCGGTCTGTTTCGACTCGGTCAGGTCATAGTGCATCTGCGTGGGGCTGAGGCTGACCAGGTCGTTGACCCCGTCTTCACTGGTGGAGTACTGCCCGTACAGCGACAGCCCATCGTTCACCGCGAACACCAGCCCGGCGCGCCAGTTGCCGCCTTGCAGGCTGTGGTCGCTGCGAGAGCCGTCGACCAGGTTGTCGCGGTCGATATGGTTCTGGTCGCGGCGTACACCGGTCACCAGCGAGAGGCGGTCGGTGAGCTGCAGGCGGTTCTCGGCGAACAGCGCGAAGGTGTGGGTGGTGGACAACGTCTGCGGGCGCAGCGGCGAGTTGCTGTGGAAGACGCCGGGCGCCGGGTGCCACGGGTCGATGTAGTCGCCGCCGACATCGTCGTAGGGCGAGTTGCTGTCGACGTTGAAGCGGACCTTGTTGTACTCGGCACCGACCAGGGTGGTGCTGGCCAGGCCGAACAAGGTGTGGTCCAGGGTGAAGGTCTGGCGGTCGCCGAGCTGCTCCTGGTTGTGCTTGATCTGCAGGTAGCTCTGGCGCAGCAGTTGGTCGCGGTCGGGGTCCCAGCTGTAGGCCTCGGCATTGCGCCAGTGGCGGCGGCTCTTGATGTAGTAGAGCTGGTTGCTGGCGCTGAGCTGGTCGCTGAGGGTCCAGTCGGTGGTGAAGCGGGTCCACTCGTCGTGGTAGCGCTGCACGTCGTTGTCGATGTTGTAGTTCTTCTTGCCCAGGCTGGAACGGTAATGGCCGTCGATCAGCGGTGTACCGAAGTAGTTGGCTGGCTCGGCGTCGCTGCGTTCGTGGGCCAGGGTGAAGCTCAGGTCGTCGCTGGCGTCGAAGCGCAGCGCGGCGCTCATGGCCAGGCTGCGTGAGTCGGTGCGGTCGACCCAGCCGTTGCCGGCCTGGCGGTTCAGGGTCACCCGGTTGCTGAGGCGGTCGCTGAGGCTGCCGCCGCTGTCCAGGCCCAGTTGCTGGCGGTCCCAGGAGCCGTAGCCCAGGCGCAGGTGGTTTTGCACTTCGCCACTGAACGGCTTCTTGGGGATCACGTTGACCACCGCGCCGGTTGCGCCTTCACCGTACAGCACCGAGGCGGGGCCGCGGATGATGTCGATGCGCTCGACCAGCCACGGGTCCACCGGGAAGGTCTGGGTGCCGGCACCGGTGTACAGGCGCGCGCCGTCGAACAGGGTCATCACCGAGCCGTGTCCGGTAAAGCCCCGGGCCGAAAGGCCGGTGCCGCCGTCGCCGGGGGTGCCGATGAAGCTGATGCCAGGCGAGCGGCTGACCGCGTCCTGCACGGTGAGGTTGTTGCGTTGCTCGATCTGCTGCGCGCTGATGCTGCTGGTGCTGACCGGGGTTTCCAGGGCGCTGAGGTTCAGGCGCGAGCCGGCCTCGGTCGGGGTGGCCAGGTTCACGCTGGTGTCGTCGTGAATGCCGGTGATGGCCGTGGAGGGCAGGGCCAGGCTTTGCTGTTGCTCGGCCAGGGCAGGAACAGTCGCGGCCAGGCAGGCCGTCAGGGTGTGAAGCTTGAAGATACGGGACATGTCGTTCCACTGCTGCAGGAATGAATGGATCCCGGTGGAAAACACGCAAAGGCGAACCACGCACGCAGGCGCGCACGCGGAAACCGGCCTGCGCCCGCCCACCGCGGGTTGCCAAGTGAAGCTTCAGGCCGGTCTCCGGGCTTGCGAGGGTCATGAAGCCTTCACCTTCCCATGCGTGTGCACAGTGGTATGTCGAAGGGTTCGCTCGCTTACCGTTGCGGGGGCAGCGCCGGACTTGTCGTGGACCACGACGCACCGGCTTCCCGTTTCACCCTGCGCGCGGCGGCGCAGGACACCTGAAACTGGCGCGCATCTGACCATCGAAACGGCTCTGCGTCAATGGATTGCGCGGTTTTGAGGGGACGTTATCGACCCCGGCGGCGCGATACCCGGGCTTCGATGTTCTTGCGCCCGATCAGCAGCGGCGGTTTTTCCACCACCGGCTCATCGGCCAGCCATTTGTACATCACCAGGCAGTCCACCAGCCCCAGCCGGGCATGGCGGTACGCCTTGGGCAGGCGGCCGACGGTCTCGAAACCAAGTTTCTGCCACAGCGCCACGGCCACTTCGTTGCTGGCCACCACCGAGTTGAACTGCAAGGCCAGAAAGCCCTCCTGGCGCGCCAGCTTCTGCGAGTGTTCGCACATCAGCCGGGCCACACCACGGCCGCGTGCGGCTTCGCAGACCATGTAGCCGCAGTTGCCCACATGGGCGCCGGGGCCGGCTGCGTTGGCCTTGAGGTAGTACGAGCCGAGCAGTTCGTCGTTTTCTTCCGCCACCCAAGTGCGCAGAGGCAGTTCCAGCCACAGCTTTTGGGCTTGCTCGTAGCTGAGCGTGGGGTCGAAGGCATAGGTTTCGCGGGCCTGGACGACGGCCTGGAAGGTGGGCCAGAAGCGCTCGAAGTCTTCAGGGGTCATGGGGCGAATGTGGATCATGCGGGTTCCTGCAAGGGCTGAGGTGCCCAGTCTGAGTAACGCGGCGCCGTCGTGCAAGGGCGGCGGCGCCGCTTGGGCTCAACCTTCGGCCTTGCCCACGGCGTCCATCACCCGTGCCGAGTAGACCAGGGCGGCACCGGCATTCATGGCAACGGCCACGCCCAGGGCTTCGGCGATTTCTTCACGGGTGGCACCGTGCTTGACGGCTTGTTGCGAGTGCACGGCGATGCAGCCGTCGCAGCGGGTGGTGACCGCCACGGCCAGGGAGATCAGCTCGCGGGTCTTGGCGTCCAGGTGGTTGGTCTTGGCGCCCGCACCGCTGGCCGTCATGTAGCCGGCCACGGTGTCGGGGGAGAGTTGCTTGAGATCGCCGATGCCGGCCATCAACTGCTTACGGTAGGCGTCCCAGTCCATCATGCTCATTGTCTTCACCTTGTTGAGGTTTGGGCAGGAGCTTTCAGGCTAGTCGAAGATGGGGAAACGAGTGACGGCCTCTTCGCGGGTAAACCCGCTCCCACAGACTGGACTCAGTGCTGCTCTGTGTGGGAGCGGGTTTACCCGCGAAAGGCCTCTGCCGTCAGATATAGATGAACACCAGTACCAGGGCCGCGACAAAGGCCCACTTCTCCAGGTAGTAGCGGGTACGGTTGCGCTTTTTCAGTGCCTTGCCGCGCTCGCGGACCTTGTAGATGCGGGTGAACAGGCGGTTGATGCCGCCGGTCTTGTCGTTGGCAGTGTTCGGTGCGGCAGCCGCGGCCATGACATTGCGGCTGAACCAGCGGTTGAAGGCGGTCGCCCAGCGGTACTTGAGCGGGCGCTCGACGTCGCAGAACAGGATGATGCGGTTGTGATCGGTGGTGTTGGCCGCGTAGTGGATGTAGGTCTCGTCGAACACCACCGCTTCGCCATCGCGCCAGGAGTACTTTTCGCCGTCCACGTCGATGTAGCAGCCATCGTCGTTCGGTGTGTCCAGGCCCAGGTGATAACGGTAGGAGCCGGCGTATGGGTCGCGGTGGCGCACCAGCTTGGCGCCAGGCGGCAGGGTAGCGAACATCGCCGCCTTGACCGTGCCGATGCCTTGCAGCAATTCGGTGGTGCGTGGGCACAGGCTCATGGCCGATGGGTGGCTCTCGCCGTACCACTTCAGGTAAAAGCGCTTCCAGCCGGTCTTGAAGAACGAGTTGAAGCCGACGTCGTCATAATTCTCGGACTTCTTGATGGCACCGGCTTGCAGCAGTTGCTGGGCTTCTTCGCGAATCTCCTGCCAGTGGTCCTTCAGCGGTTGCAGTTCCGGGAAGGCTTCGACCGGCAGGTAAGGCTTGGCCGGGTGCTTGGAGAACAGGTAGAGGAAGCTGTTGATCGGGGCGAGGAAACTGGAGTGGTCGCCCAGCTGGCGGGTCAGCTTGTGACGTACCCGACCGCGTAGGTGAACATAGGCGATCGAGAAGACGAAAAGGAGTACGAGTGCAATTTTCATGGACGTTTACTTGTCGAAAAAATGGCCATGCGACATGGCATTAGCGGGCCAGCATAAACAATCATGTGGGGAGTTTGTACTTATTGTTACGTGAAATCAGGGCGACTTAGGTGTAATGGCCCATGCTTTGCGCAAACGTTTCAAGTGGATTCAGCCCCAAGGAGTTCCCATGCCCCAGGATGTTCGCCCCAGCGGCGCCCCGTTCAAGCGTCTGTTCTTCGCGCTGCCGGTCAAGGACAGCCAGCGCAGCGACATTGCCCAATGGCGACGTGGCCTGAACCTGCGCAGCGGCAAGCCGGTGCCCAGCGAGAACTTCCACCTGACCTTGCTGTTTCTCGGTGATGTGGACGCCGCGCAGGTACCGGCAATTTGTGCAGCGGTGGACAACCTGGCGCGGCCCGAGGCGCCGCTGCGGTTGCTGCTGGATCGATTGAAGGTCTGGAACCGCGCCAACGTGCTGGTGCTTGAACCTCAGGAAACGCCTGCGGCGATGCGTCAGTTGGTGTATGGCTTGCAGCAGGCGCTGTTGCCTCTGGGGTTCCAGGAGCAGGCCCGTGAGTACCGGCCGCACCTTACGCTGTCGCGGGATTTTCGCGGGCAGGTGCCCGAAGCGACCGTTGCGGCGGATTTCTTCATCGCGGCCAGGCATTTCACCCTGTACGAGTCGCGCAAGGGGCGTTACTGGCCGATTGCCGAGTGGCCGTTGGTGTAGAGTGCCCAGCGTTTTGTGGGAGCAATGGTCATGTGTTACCTGTACCTGCCTCATCGCCGGCAAGCCGGCTCCCACATGGACCGCGCTGATCTTGAGATCATTGCCATACCTGTGGAAGCTGGCTTGTCGTGGCGACGAACCGCAGCGATGAGGCCGGCACAGGCAGCGCAAGACAGTTGCCCCCACAGTTACACCTGCGCCCGGTGTGGGAGCCGGCTTGCCGGCGATGCAGGCGACATGGTGCATGGCAAGGGGCACTAAACCGGCAAACTCTGGTATGCCTGCTCATCCCCAGGGCTGCGGGCGAACTGGCGCTTGTATTCGCGACTGAACTGCGAGGTGCTCTGGTACCCCACCCGGTGCGCCGTCTGCGCCACCCCCAGGCCTTCGCCGATCAGCATCTGTTGCGCCTTGAGCAGGCGCAGGCGCTTGAGGTACTGCATCGGCGCCATGTCGGTGCAGCGTTTGAAGTGCTCATGGAAGGTCGACACGCTCATGTTGGCACAGGCGGCGAGGGCTTCGACGCTCAGCGGCTCGGTGTAGTGCTGGCGCAGGTGGGCGAGGGCGGCGCCGATGCGGGCGAAGTGGCCTTGCTGCTCGACCAGCGCCCGCAACACATTCGCCTGCGGGCCGCGCAGGGCGGTGTAGAGTACTTCCCGTACCCGCGCCGGGCCCAGCACCTTGGCATCCAGCGGGTTCTGCAGGCACTGCAGCAGGCGCTCGACACTGTCACGCATCGGCGCATCCAGGGCCGCCGAGGTCATCGATTGCGGGGTCTGCGCCTGCACCGCGGCGTCAGGGGGCAGGTCCATGCTTTGCACCAGCTCACCCAGCACGCCGCGATCGATGTCCACCGCCACGCCAAGCAAGGGCGCATCGGCGGTTGCGAAGGTTTCGCACATGAACGGCACCGACAACGCCTGCACCAGGTAGTGGCCCGCGCCGTACTCCAGCTTGCGCGGCCCCAAGCGTGCAAGCTTGCTGCCCTGGGCCAGGATCATCAGGCTCGGCTCGTAGATCTGCGGGCTGCTGGCCACATAGTGGTCCCAGCTCAGCACCTGGACCTGGGGCAGGGCGGTGGGCACGAAGCCCGGGCGCGTGGCCAGGCTGCGGATCAGCGTGCAGAGGGGGCGTTGGCGTCGACGTGGCGGGTCAGTTGCATGATGAACCAGGGCAGAGAATCAGACAGTTGCATCATCGCAGATTGATGGTCCAGCGCCAGGTCGCCCAAGGCAGTTTCGGAGAATCAGGCATGGATGCCGGAGAATCGATGGTGGGCGGTGGGGT includes:
- a CDS encoding hydantoinase B/oxoprolinase family protein; this encodes MKTVDPITLAVVRGALETAQREMTLTLEKTGRSSVFNLAHDYSNSLFDHLPEMILQGQDIPIHLGSLIPAMKCVAEFFGDDIAEGDVLYHNDPAYKGSHILDCCMYKPVFYQGELVFWTVCKGHLTDIGGPVPAGYNPDAKEIYAEGLRIPPVKLWEKGKRREDVINFMLTNMRARPYQEGDLNAQYGACKVGERHLLELLDKYGVEQVRACIAELKNMADRHMRALLRDVPDGHYSGTAVLEDSGHGLGELAITAHVEIRGDQAHVRIESPPQVPYFINSYEGNSVSGVYLGLMMFAQVAPPYNEGLYRCVTVDVGAKGTLCNAQEPAPHVNCTTTPMETLADAVRTALEQASPARVTASWGHTSGINIAGVDPRNGNSEYVTMVLASIISGAGANKVMDGWHACGPLCCFGALMSGDIELLEHAYPVLIHRYSLMADSGGAGEFRGGSGTRLEIEPLAHAMTVVGFGEGRQLPTAGAAGARNALLEPKLGRLIHRHADGQEDHYTQNPMLTVAPGERIININPGGGGYGDPLRRPVAAVLQDVRNGLVSPEGAALEYRVILTADGHLDETATRTARGLL
- a CDS encoding PA4780 family RIO1-like protein kinase — translated: MKTPKRIEPLIEDGLVDEVLRPLMSGKEAAVYVVRCAGQIRCAKVYKEANKRSFRQAAEYQEGRKVRNSRQARAMAKGSKYGRKEAEDAWQNAEVTALFRLANAGVRVPKPYDFQDGVLLMELVTDADGDAAPRLNDVHLEPEEAREHHAFVIRQIVLMLCAGLVHGDLSEFNVLLGPQGPVIIDLPQAVDAAANNHAFSMLQRDVANMASYFGHFAPELKSTRYAEEMWALYEAGELRPDSPLTGQFEDDEHDADVQGVLREIDAALFDDARRRAARAEAEHGPLKAAEPTPPWMQ
- a CDS encoding TonB-dependent receptor, which produces MSRIFKLHTLTACLAATVPALAEQQQSLALPSTAITGIHDDTSVNLATPTEAGSRLNLSALETPVSTSSISAQQIEQRNNLTVQDAVSRSPGISFIGTPGDGGTGLSARGFTGHGSVMTLFDGARLYTGAGTQTFPVDPWLVERIDIIRGPASVLYGEGATGAVVNVIPKKPFSGEVQNHLRLGYGSWDRQQLGLDSGGSLSDRLSNRVTLNRQAGNGWVDRTDSRSLAMSAALRFDASDDLSFTLAHERSDAEPANYFGTPLIDGHYRSSLGKKNYNIDNDVQRYHDEWTRFTTDWTLSDQLSASNQLYYIKSRRHWRNAEAYSWDPDRDQLLRQSYLQIKHNQEQLGDRQTFTLDHTLFGLASTTLVGAEYNKVRFNVDSNSPYDDVGGDYIDPWHPAPGVFHSNSPLRPQTLSTTHTFALFAENRLQLTDRLSLVTGVRRDQNHIDRDNLVDGSRSDHSLQGGNWRAGLVFAVNDGLSLYGQYSTSEDGVNDLVSLSPTQMHYDLTESKQTELGLKQRFWEGRGEWTLAAYHIVKKKLLVDDPVSHEKQQAGQQTSDGLEASLELALPHQWQVSANAAVVRAKYDDFDEVVGGVAQDRSGNRPTNVPRRTANLWLSKGFGQAVDAGLGLRYVDQRYADSANSQRVPGYTVVDANLSWQVLPDVRLGLQLNNLFDREYVASAYSGEQWLMGTPRSYFATLDYSF
- a CDS encoding N-acetyltransferase gives rise to the protein MIHIRPMTPEDFERFWPTFQAVVQARETYAFDPTLSYEQAQKLWLELPLRTWVAEENDELLGSYYLKANAAGPGAHVGNCGYMVCEAARGRGVARLMCEHSQKLARQEGFLALQFNSVVASNEVAVALWQKLGFETVGRLPKAYRHARLGLVDCLVMYKWLADEPVVEKPPLLIGRKNIEARVSRRRGR
- a CDS encoding carboxymuconolactone decarboxylase family protein; translated protein: MSMMDWDAYRKQLMAGIGDLKQLSPDTVAGYMTASGAGAKTNHLDAKTRELISLAVAVTTRCDGCIAVHSQQAVKHGATREEIAEALGVAVAMNAGAALVYSARVMDAVGKAEG
- the lpxO gene encoding lipid A hydroxylase LpxO, with product MKIALVLLFVFSIAYVHLRGRVRHKLTRQLGDHSSFLAPINSFLYLFSKHPAKPYLPVEAFPELQPLKDHWQEIREEAQQLLQAGAIKKSENYDDVGFNSFFKTGWKRFYLKWYGESHPSAMSLCPRTTELLQGIGTVKAAMFATLPPGAKLVRHRDPYAGSYRYHLGLDTPNDDGCYIDVDGEKYSWRDGEAVVFDETYIHYAANTTDHNRIILFCDVERPLKYRWATAFNRWFSRNVMAAAAAPNTANDKTGGINRLFTRIYKVRERGKALKKRNRTRYYLEKWAFVAALVLVFIYI
- the thpR gene encoding RNA 2',3'-cyclic phosphodiesterase → MPQDVRPSGAPFKRLFFALPVKDSQRSDIAQWRRGLNLRSGKPVPSENFHLTLLFLGDVDAAQVPAICAAVDNLARPEAPLRLLLDRLKVWNRANVLVLEPQETPAAMRQLVYGLQQALLPLGFQEQAREYRPHLTLSRDFRGQVPEATVAADFFIAARHFTLYESRKGRYWPIAEWPLV